The following proteins are co-located in the Triticum aestivum cultivar Chinese Spring chromosome 1A, IWGSC CS RefSeq v2.1, whole genome shotgun sequence genome:
- the LOC123173603 gene encoding cytochrome P450 71A1: MASPQLDNTLVLCLVFVVSCLAFVVRGFRTSGKDGDARAAPPSPPALPIIGNLHQLGTGQHHRRLQALAQSYGPLFLLRLGSVPTIVVSSASLAEAVLRTQDHVFCSRPQQHTACGTLYRCRDIAFSPYGERWRQSRRIAVVHLLSAKRVDSFRTLREEEVARFVGRIRTASGAQENGGERRGVNVTELILSLTNTVISRAAFGNKLGGVEPGMLRDMMGEISDLLGTIAVSDVFPRLRWVDWATGLDARVKRAAAKLDNILEKAVQEHERSKGDDDGEAGDLLDDLLSIVKDGDQGFKLDRTDVKAIISDMFLAGTDTTSKTIEWTMAELVKNPSEMEKVQQEVRRVVGARAGVMEEDVEKMSLLKAAMKEALRLHATVPLLVPHESIKDTWLHGYYIPAKTRVIVNAWAIGRDGKTWEHAEEFRPERFMRENIDYGGRDTRFIPFGAGRRGCPGVAFATRLAELTLANMMYHFDWELPDGQDPESFEIIESNGISPGLKSALILTTTKPL; encoded by the exons ATGGCTTCTCCTCAGCTCGACAATACCCTAGTCCTCTGCCTCGTCTTCGTGGTCTCTTGCCTGGCCTTCGTCGTTAGAGGTTTCAGAACTAGCGGCAAGGATGGCGACGCTCGTGCAGCACCGCCTTCGCCTCCGGCGCTGCCCATCATCGGCAACCTGCACCAGCTCGGCACGGGCCAACACCACCGGAGGCTGCAGGCGCTGGCCCAGAGCTACGGCCcgctcttcctcctccgcctcggcTCCGTGCCCACCATCGtggtctcctccgcctccctcgcgGAGGCCGTGCTCAGGACCCAGGACCACGTCTTCTGCAGCCGGCCGCAACAGCACACGGCCTGCGGCACGCTCTACCGCTGCAGGGACATCGCCTTCAGCCcctacggcgagcggtggcgtcaaTCCCGCCGCATCGCCGTCGTGCACCTACTCAGCGCCAAGCGTGTGGACTCCTTCCGCACGCTCCGGGAGGAGGAGGTCGCGCGCTTCGTGGGACGGATCCGCACGGCGAGTGGCGCCCAGGAGAACGGCGGCGAGCGCCGGGGAGTCAACGTGACCGAGCTCATACTCAGCTTAACCAACACCGTCATCTCGAGGGCGGCGTTTGGGAACAAGCTCGGAGGAGTGGAACCAGGGATGCTCCGGGATATGATGGGAGAGATCAGCGATCTGCTCGGTACGATCGCCGTGAGCGACGTGTTTCCTCGACTCCGTTGGGTGGACTGGGCGACGGGGCTCGACGCGAGGGTGAAGAGGGCGGCGGCTAAGCTCGATAACATTCTCGAGAAAGCGGTCCAGGAGCACGAGAGAAGCAAaggagacgacgacggcgaggctGGTGACCTCCTGGACGACTTGCTCTCGATCGTCAAGGATGGTGACCAGGGGTTCAAGCTGGACCGGACTGATGTCAAGGCAATCATCTCG GACATGTTCCTGGCAGGAACAGACACGACTTCTAAGACGATAGAATGGACCATGGCCGAGCTTGTCAAGAACCCAAGTGAAATGGAGAAGGTGCAGCAAGAGGTGAGACGGGTTGTCGGTGCACGAGCAGGAGTCATGGAGGAGGATGTGGAGAAAATGAGCCTCCTAAAGGCGGCCATGAAAGAAGCACTGCGGCTGCACGCGACGGTGCCGCTCCTCGTCCCGCACGAGTCGATCAAGGACACCTGGCTCCACGGCTACTACATCCCGGCAAAGACCCGGGTCATCGTCAACGCATGGGCGATTGGGAGAGACGGCAAGACGTGGGAGCACGCCGAGGAGTTTCGGCCGGAGAGGTTCATGCGGGAGAACATCGACTATGGCGGTAGGGACACCCGGTTCATACCTTTCGGTGCCGGAAGGAGGGGATGCCCCGGCGTTGCCTTCGCAACGCGTCTGGCCGAGCTCACGCTGGCAAACATGATGTACCATTTTGATTGGGAGCTGCCGGACGGGCAGGACCCTGAATCGTTTGAGATCATAGAGTCCAACGGGATTTCTCCTGGCCTTAAGTCTGCCTTAATCCTTACTACCACGAAACCACTCTAA